The Stieleria maiorica genome includes the window CGCGGTCCGCAATTGGTGCAGTTGATGAATGGGTAACGAAAGCGGCGGTCGCGTTGGTCCTCCATTTCCGCCAGGCACTGATCGCACACCGAGACATCAGCGATCACGGGCGTGCTCTCATGCTGCCCAGTGGTACTGGCATCGATGGTGAAACCTGACTCGTCAATCGTCGGCACGTCCGAGCTGTTCAAAGAGTCGATCCCCGCCAAGGGAGGCATTTCGCGTTGGAGCCCACGCACAAACCGATCCAATTGGTGTTGCGTCCCCTGGGCCTCGATCGTGACACCGCGCGAGTCGTTTCGCACCCAGCCGGTCAGCCCCTCGCTGCTCGCGCGGTTCCAGACAAACGGACGGAATCCGACACCCTGGATGCGCCCGGTCAGGCGAATGCGGATTCGTTTCAGGAGATGGCTCACAAAGATTTATCGATCGGGCGGTGTTGCTGCCGTGGCGAGAATTCGCCGGACGCAGTGCTCAGTCACCTAGCGCTGTGTTTCAATCGGAACAAAGCACTAGCAAGAAGTTTCGCCGAGAAAGCATCCGTTGCAAATTCTGTTCCGCCCCTATGATTGCCATCGGAAATGCCGACGGCAGGTCGGGTGACACGATAAACTTTCCAGACGGTTCTCAGTACAAACACCCCGATATTTTTGAGCTCCCCGATGAAATATGCACTCAGTTTGTCATTTCTGTTCGCGTTAGCGACGGCTTCAATCGCGAAAGAAGACGAGCAAGACGTCTACATCACCCCCGACGCCGCCCCGGCCTCGTTTCAACTCCAAGGCGAATACCAGGGGCAGGCCGGCGACAAAGGCCGCACATACGCGGCACAAATCATCGCGCTCGGCAACAACAGGTTTCATCTGGTTGCCTACCAGGGGGGGCTGCCCGGGGACGATCAAAGCCACAAAAACATCTTCTTCAAAGCCGACGGAGAGCTTGACGGCGACGCTGTTACCTTTGCGCACGAAGACTTCCTCATCGCGGTCTCCGGCGGCCAACTGCACGTGACCAACGCAAGTGGCAAGAAGATTGTGCGGATCGATCGAATCGTGCGCAAGAGCCCCACGCTAGGTGCTCAACCGCCCGAGGGAGCATTGGTACTCTTTGACGGCAGCAACGGCGACGCGTTCGAAGGAGCCCAAGTCGACGAGGGGCTGCTGCTGGCCGACACGTTTAGCAAACAGAAGTTCGGCGACCACACGATGCACCTGGAGTTTCGCACCCCGTACAAACCCAGCGGGCGCGGCCAAGGACGCGGAAACAGCGGTGTTTACGTTCAAAGCCGCTACGAAATCCAGGTCCTTGATTCATTCGGGTTGGCCGGTAAAAGCAACGAGTGCGGTGGGATTTACAAGATCGCCGAACCCAGGGTCAACATGTGCCTGCCGCCGCTGCAGTGGCAAACCTATGACATCGATTTCACCGCAGCACGCTACGACGACGAAGGCAACAAGACCGCCAACGCACGCGTGACGGTCAAGCACAACGGGGTGGTCATTCATGACGACCTGGAGTTGCCACAGCACACCCCAGGCCGCCACCAAGAAGGCCCCGGTCCGGACAGCTTGTACCTGCAAGGCCACGGCAACCCGGTCTACTACCGCAATATTTGGGTCGTGAAAAAGTAGACGCGGAAATGTTTGTCTGTCAGAGGTCGTGTGGTTTTCAGATCCAGTTCTTTCCGAGGCTAAAAGCCGCACGACTTTGACAAGGAAGCGACTGCCCTAGACAAGTGAACAGGCGCGCGTCACTGCACAGACCGTGCCATTTTGCGCGCTTCAGCCGCCCAGGTGTTGAGGTCGCACATTCGTCGCGCCCTGGTTCACCGAGACTTCGCCGCGCGGCCATCGAACTTGTCGCTAAGGGCTACTTCGGCGCACCAAATGTACGCTAGATTGACCGCATCGGCCGGCGCATCGAGTCGTGTTCGGCCAAACCGATTGACAAGGAGCTTCTCGATGGCCGTCCCTCCGCCAGAATTGATTCGGAATCTTTGTTTCTGTGGCCAGACCGGATCTGGAAAGACCACGTTGTGTGAACGTCTGTTGTTTGCCGCCGGCGAGATCAAGCGACTCGGCACGGTCGAAGAGGGCAACACGGTCAGCGATTTCACGGACGAGGAGCATCAGTACCAGCATTCACTCGCCCCCAGCATCGTTCACTTCTTTCACGAACAGCATCACGTCAATTTGATCGACACCCCGGGGATGTCCGATTTCATCGGCCACGCGATCGCCTGTTTCCCGGCGGTCGAAACGGTTGTGATTGTGATCGATGCGGCCAAGGGGGTCGAAAGCGAGACGCGTCGACTGATGCGGGTGGCGACCGAGCGGAATCTGCCGCGGATGATTTTGGTCAACAAGATCGACGTCGAAGAGGCCGATCTGGAAAAACTGACCCGACAGATTCGCTCGGTCTTCGGCGACGTCTGCTTGCCGATCAACATGCCCAAGCCGGACATGTCGGGGGTGGTCGAGGTTTTCGAGACGGACGCCCATGACGTGACCGCATTCAGTTCGGCCGAAGCGGCGCACACCCAAATCGTCGAACAGGTGGTGGAAGTCGACGAGCACTTGACCGAGACCTATCTGGACGCCGGTGCCAACCAGCTCGACCCCAGCGAGTTGCACGACGCGTTTGAGCGTGCGCTCCGCGAAGGCCACCTGGTCCCGATCGTTTACGCGTCGGCGAAAACCGGTGCGGGGATCGAGCACTTGCTGCACGTCACCGCATCGCTATTGCCCAGTCCGTTGGAAGGGAATCCGCGGCCCTTTATCAAGGGCGGCCAGCCGCTGAAGACCGAATTCGATGCCGACAAACCCACGATCGCACACGTCTTTCAAGTCGCCACCGACAAACACGTCGGAAAGCTGGGGATCTTTCGAGTGCACCAAGGCATTGTGCGTCAAAAATCCGAACTGTTCATCGATGACGGACGCAAACCGCTTCGCATCAGTCACGTGATGCGGCTGCAGGGAAAGGACCACAAAGAAACCGAGGCGATCGGACCGGGCGAGATCGGCGCGATTTCCAAGGTCGACGAAATCCACTTCGACGGGGTCCTGCACGACGGGGCGACGCCCGAAGACCCGCCGCTGTTGCTGCCCTTGGAATTGCCAAAGCCGATGTACGGATTGGCCGTCGAATTGAAAAGCCACACCGACGAAACAAAATTTTCCGCGGCGATGCACAAGCTGCAAGACGAAGACCCCTGCTTGAAACTCGAACGCGTCGCCGCAACCAAGCAAACCGTCCTGCGTGGCCTGGGCGAACTGCACCTCAGGATCGTCTTGGAAAAGCTGGCCAATCAGTACGGAATCGAACTGCTGACGTCGCAGCCCAAGGTCGCTTACAAGGAAACGATCACGTTGCCGGCCGAGGGCCATCATCGCCACAAGAAACAGACCGGCGGAGCCGGTCAGTTCGGCGAGGTCTACTTGCGAGTCGCTCCCCTGCCGGACGATCACCCGACGGGATTCGAGTTCGAAAACAAAACGGTCGGCGGTTCCATCCCGAAACAGTTTATGTCTTCGATCGAAAAAGGCGTCCGCCAAGTGCTCGACGACGGGGCCGTGGCCGGGTACCCGATGACCGGCGTTCGCGTCGAAGTCTACGACGGCAAACACCACGAAGTGGACAGCAAGGAAATCGCGTTCATCACCGCGGGGCGGAAGGCATTTATCGATGCGGTCCTGAAGGCTCACCCAGTCCTGCTGGAACCCTACGGGAACGTCGAGGTCCACGTGCCCGGTCAGTACCTGGGCGATGTCACCAGTGACCTGTCGGTCCGACGTGGACGCGTCACCGACACGCAAATGGAGGACGACCGCTGCACGGTCAAGGCCGTCGCGCCGCTGAGCGAGTTGCAATCGTACGCCAACCAGCTCAAAAGCATCGCCGCCGGATCCGGGTCGTTCACCGTGGAGCACAGCCACGAAGAACCCGCGCCACCCAATGTCCAACAAGAAGTCATCGCCGCCTATCGCCCCAGCCAAGACGACGACTAGCTGGACAGCGCCGCGTTGACGTGGCTAAGCTCGCCAGAGCGTGGAAAATCTCAGGGATCCACCTTCTGGCGAAGGTAGCTACGTTTGACCGGCGATTTACGATGTTTTTTGTCCAATGTGGCGTTGTCCAGCTAGAGCTTGGTTTTGGGTAGTGGACGAGGCGACGAGTCCATTCGGACGGCGCGCAGCGAGGACTCCTCGCGTCGTCCACTACCGTTTACCCGAATCATTGCCTTGGAACGCACTGCAGGTGTGGCTCCAGCCACACCTGCAGTGCGTGCAACCGGAGGCTCCGCCTGGGCCGCGCAGAACGTCGCCACTCACACGAACTCTCACCACGACAGCAATTCCCACAGGCCGGAATAATCATCGGTCCATAGCAGGACCGTTTCCTCGTCGCGCCACGGTTCATACGACGGACTTGACCTCAATTGATCGGCGACCTGCGAGAAACCCGTCAGCAGCACCCAGGTCGACGCGAACACGCCTGCCGACGTGTCTTTGTCGTTGCTGATGCGAACGGATTGCCAATCAAGCGTGTCGGCCAAACCGCGAACCACCGGTCCCAGTTCGAGAAATCGATTCGAAATGTGGATCGCCAAAATGCCGTCTTCGGCAAGGTGCGCCCGATAGATTTCTCCACACTCCGCGGTTAGCAAGTGCACCGGGATCGCGTCGCTGCTAAAAGCATCGATCGCCAAGACATCCAATCGTTGGCGTCGGTCGTTTTGAAGCTCGCGTTCCATCACGATTCTCGCATCTCCCAGCCGCACTTCCGTGCTCGCCGCGGAACCCTGCAGGTAAGTAAAAAACCGTCCGGACAGTTCCTGGACCGCAGGATTGATCTCGTAAAACCGAAACGTGTCGTTCGCTTCGCCATACGCTGCGATCGTGCCGGTTCCCAGTCCGACGACACCGACCCGGATGGGCTGCCCCTGCACCTTGCCGCCACGGACCGCCTGGATTGCCCGACCGATGCCGCTTTCTTTTCCGTAGTAAGTCGTCGGCAGCCGTCTCCAGTCGTCATCGTCGTATTGAACGCCGTGAAGGATCTGGCCATGTTCCAATCGGTACCGGGCGGGTATCGCGACCCCGTCGTCTTCCCAGGCTGGACGGTAGTCAACGCTTAAAACGCCGTAAAAGTTCCGCGACCGGTGGACCTCGCCGCGCGACCTTGTTTGGGCAACCTGCCATAACTCGTACCCCATGATCGCCACCAACGCGGCCACCGGCCCCCAGTAGCACATGCCCGAAAGCCCACCGCCGAGCAACCTCTCGCGCAACGAATCTCGCCCCGGCGACCAAAGCCTTTTGACTCCCCACTGGACAACCACGCCCCCCAGCCCGATTAACGCCACCGTGATGACTTGCGTCGACGTCAGCACGTCTCGTTGATACGCCAGCGTGAGTAACAGAATCGCATACGCAAGGATCAGGGCACGCGTTAGCAAGCACTGGCTTCGTTCACTCCGTCGTCCCAGCATCGACAACGCCACGAAAGCGACGACCCAGGCTAGGACGGAGGCGAACGCAAATTGGCTGCTTCGGCCGATTGTCATGACCTCCGGAGATCGCCACGCTCCCCAACCGACCATCCAAACGATCGGCACGGCAACCCATGGATACCACTCCCATGCCGAAATCGATTTTTCAGTTCGAGTTCCGATCGCGGTCAGCCCCAGCAGAATCGACACGCCCAGTCCGCCGAACATCGCGACTTGATCGATTGGACGCAGGGACTCGTGATGCGGATGCCAAATCAGCGTCACAGCCGCAATGCACGTTGCCATCGCTCCCCCGGCCCAAAACCAAAACGTCGCCGACGGTGCCTCGTCCCAGATTCGATGTCGGCACGCGGCGATCAATGCGACCGCGCAACAGGCGACAAGGCTGATCTGGAATTCCCAATACCCCGTGAAAAAACTCGTCGCCACGACGGCCACCAAAAATCCGCCCAGTGCACCCCCGGCGGCGATCACCAGATAGAACAGCGTCAAGTGTCGTGGATCGGGACGCGAGTGAACGAGTTCGCCGTGGCAAACCATACAACAGGCGAATTGGACGGCCGAAAAGATCGCCACTTGCTCGACCAATGCGACGTCCGCGCCCGAAACGATCGCCCAGCACGCGAGCGGCGCGCATGCCATCAGCAACAGCCCAAACACCCGGCGGTCATACCACTTCGGGTGATCAAAGCAAATGATGAAGGAAATCAAATACAAACTGAGCGGCAAGATCCATAGAAAAGGGACGGCGGCGACATCAATGCACAGCTGATTCGTCGTCGCGAGCAGCATCGACGATCCGGATGCCGACAGACAGAGCCACAGCAACACAAGCAACACGCCGGGCTTCTCGGTTGAGGCCGCGGCGGTGATTGAATCGCCCTGTCCACCCGCTCGGTCGGGAACGCGTGCGGCCGGATCACTTATTAGCATCTGGACAGCGCACCACGCCGCGGCGCACGCAAACACGACGTACAGCGAGGTCCACGAGACAACTTGTTGGCCCAGCGTGAACCGGGGCTCGATTGCAAACGGATAGCTTAGCAATGCCAACAGCGACCCGATGTTTGACAACGCGTACAAACGATACGGCGAGCGGCCCGGCGACGTCTGGCTGAACCACCTTTGCATCAACGGGCCCGTCGATGCCAGCACGAAATACGGTCCGCCCACGGTCGCTACCAGCACCAACAAAATCCGCGCAAGCGGCGATTGGTCGATCCCGGGCTTCCATGAATCA containing:
- a CDS encoding 3-keto-disaccharide hydrolase, producing MKYALSLSFLFALATASIAKEDEQDVYITPDAAPASFQLQGEYQGQAGDKGRTYAAQIIALGNNRFHLVAYQGGLPGDDQSHKNIFFKADGELDGDAVTFAHEDFLIAVSGGQLHVTNASGKKIVRIDRIVRKSPTLGAQPPEGALVLFDGSNGDAFEGAQVDEGLLLADTFSKQKFGDHTMHLEFRTPYKPSGRGQGRGNSGVYVQSRYEIQVLDSFGLAGKSNECGGIYKIAEPRVNMCLPPLQWQTYDIDFTAARYDDEGNKTANARVTVKHNGVVIHDDLELPQHTPGRHQEGPGPDSLYLQGHGNPVYYRNIWVVKK
- the fusA gene encoding elongation factor G, translated to MAVPPPELIRNLCFCGQTGSGKTTLCERLLFAAGEIKRLGTVEEGNTVSDFTDEEHQYQHSLAPSIVHFFHEQHHVNLIDTPGMSDFIGHAIACFPAVETVVIVIDAAKGVESETRRLMRVATERNLPRMILVNKIDVEEADLEKLTRQIRSVFGDVCLPINMPKPDMSGVVEVFETDAHDVTAFSSAEAAHTQIVEQVVEVDEHLTETYLDAGANQLDPSELHDAFERALREGHLVPIVYASAKTGAGIEHLLHVTASLLPSPLEGNPRPFIKGGQPLKTEFDADKPTIAHVFQVATDKHVGKLGIFRVHQGIVRQKSELFIDDGRKPLRISHVMRLQGKDHKETEAIGPGEIGAISKVDEIHFDGVLHDGATPEDPPLLLPLELPKPMYGLAVELKSHTDETKFSAAMHKLQDEDPCLKLERVAATKQTVLRGLGELHLRIVLEKLANQYGIELLTSQPKVAYKETITLPAEGHHRHKKQTGGAGQFGEVYLRVAPLPDDHPTGFEFENKTVGGSIPKQFMSSIEKGVRQVLDDGAVAGYPMTGVRVEVYDGKHHEVDSKEIAFITAGRKAFIDAVLKAHPVLLEPYGNVEVHVPGQYLGDVTSDLSVRRGRVTDTQMEDDRCTVKAVAPLSELQSYANQLKSIAAGSGSFTVEHSHEEPAPPNVQQEVIAAYRPSQDDD
- a CDS encoding spermidine synthase codes for the protein MLRYALTIFTSAFLLFQVQPIIGRYILPWFGGGPSIWTSCLLFFQSVLLGGYLYSHLLSSKLKVRTQAIVHLAVLAASVLLLPIAPDDSWKPGIDQSPLARILLVLVATVGGPYFVLASTGPLMQRWFSQTSPGRSPYRLYALSNIGSLLALLSYPFAIEPRFTLGQQVVSWTSLYVVFACAAAWCAVQMLISDPAARVPDRAGGQGDSITAAASTEKPGVLLVLLWLCLSASGSSMLLATTNQLCIDVAAVPFLWILPLSLYLISFIICFDHPKWYDRRVFGLLLMACAPLACWAIVSGADVALVEQVAIFSAVQFACCMVCHGELVHSRPDPRHLTLFYLVIAAGGALGGFLVAVVATSFFTGYWEFQISLVACCAVALIAACRHRIWDEAPSATFWFWAGGAMATCIAAVTLIWHPHHESLRPIDQVAMFGGLGVSILLGLTAIGTRTEKSISAWEWYPWVAVPIVWMVGWGAWRSPEVMTIGRSSQFAFASVLAWVVAFVALSMLGRRSERSQCLLTRALILAYAILLLTLAYQRDVLTSTQVITVALIGLGGVVVQWGVKRLWSPGRDSLRERLLGGGLSGMCYWGPVAALVAIMGYELWQVAQTRSRGEVHRSRNFYGVLSVDYRPAWEDDGVAIPARYRLEHGQILHGVQYDDDDWRRLPTTYYGKESGIGRAIQAVRGGKVQGQPIRVGVVGLGTGTIAAYGEANDTFRFYEINPAVQELSGRFFTYLQGSAASTEVRLGDARIVMERELQNDRRQRLDVLAIDAFSSDAIPVHLLTAECGEIYRAHLAEDGILAIHISNRFLELGPVVRGLADTLDWQSVRISNDKDTSAGVFASTWVLLTGFSQVADQLRSSPSYEPWRDEETVLLWTDDYSGLWELLSW